One genomic window of Pseudothermotoga sp. includes the following:
- the hisS gene encoding histidine--tRNA ligase yields MRYEKIKGTQDIFGDEIDYWYFIEENARIVANLYGYRELRTPIIEPTELFVRSVGEDTDIVQKEMYTFIDKGGRSITLRPEGTAPTVRAFIENSMLNAGLPQRFFYIGPMFRYERPQAGRLRQFHQFGVELIGSAHPSSDTEILLLAEHFLNKIGVRDRVLHLNSIGCPKCRPVYRQKLKEYYESHVDELCEDCKRRMETNVLRLLDCKIDVAVAERAPKSFEFLCEECQSHYDALKKRLYELGINFVEDGTLVRGLDYYNRTVFEIRHKELGAQNTILAGGRYDGLFAELGGQSTPALGFACGIERLILALKIHGIQVPQKKACFAYVVCIGEKSSIEGFKIAEELRKRGVPTITDVSDRKLTAQLRHADKLGAKVALILGDEELSRSVAHVKILDKFTQIEVSLDVATDYIVELYRSNF; encoded by the coding sequence TTGAGGTACGAAAAAATAAAGGGAACACAGGACATATTCGGTGACGAAATCGACTATTGGTATTTCATCGAGGAAAATGCGCGCATCGTGGCGAATCTTTATGGTTATCGTGAGTTGAGGACACCCATCATTGAGCCTACGGAGTTGTTCGTGAGGAGTGTTGGTGAAGACACCGATATAGTTCAAAAAGAAATGTACACATTCATAGATAAAGGCGGTCGGAGCATCACCTTGAGACCTGAGGGCACGGCACCCACGGTGAGAGCTTTCATAGAGAACTCCATGTTGAACGCAGGTTTACCCCAAAGGTTTTTCTACATCGGTCCCATGTTTCGTTACGAGAGGCCTCAAGCGGGTCGTCTCAGACAGTTTCACCAATTCGGAGTTGAGTTGATAGGTTCCGCACATCCATCTTCCGATACTGAAATATTGTTGCTCGCTGAACATTTTTTAAACAAGATCGGCGTGCGCGATCGTGTTCTACATTTGAATTCGATAGGTTGTCCAAAGTGCAGGCCAGTGTATAGGCAGAAATTGAAGGAATACTACGAATCGCACGTTGACGAATTGTGTGAAGATTGTAAAAGACGGATGGAAACCAACGTGCTCAGATTGCTTGACTGCAAGATAGATGTGGCAGTTGCTGAACGTGCTCCGAAATCTTTCGAATTTTTGTGTGAAGAGTGTCAATCTCACTACGATGCATTGAAGAAAAGGTTGTACGAACTGGGGATCAATTTCGTCGAAGATGGTACCCTCGTGAGAGGGTTAGATTATTACAACAGAACCGTCTTCGAGATAAGACATAAAGAGCTTGGAGCCCAAAACACAATCCTGGCAGGTGGTAGATACGATGGTTTGTTTGCAGAGCTCGGTGGTCAGAGCACACCAGCTCTTGGTTTTGCATGCGGAATAGAAAGACTCATATTAGCGCTGAAGATTCACGGTATTCAGGTTCCTCAAAAAAAAGCTTGTTTCGCCTACGTTGTTTGCATCGGCGAGAAGTCCTCCATCGAAGGATTCAAAATCGCCGAGGAACTGAGGAAAAGAGGTGTTCCCACAATAACAGACGTGAGTGACAGGAAACTCACCGCTCAGTTGAGACATGCAGATAAACTCGGAGCCAAAGTGGCTTTGATACTCGGTGATGAAGAATTGTCACGCTCAGTTGCTCACGTGAAAATACTAGATAAATTCACACAAATAGAAGTCAGTCTAGACGTAGCGACAGACTACATCGTCGAACTTTATCGCTCCAATTTTTAA
- a CDS encoding sigma-70 family RNA polymerase sigma factor, with amino-acid sequence MRDEELIEGLRRGDEKAFRILYREYAGKIGSIARSYIGSDDVDDVVQDVMLRIFKSIKKFKGDSKLSTWIYRIAVNVCKDYLARYKRRSEVLTDFSEDEEHPTQHPVSDSDTETSVTGELEYERIMNALDKLSPEDRLLIKLRDVDGLSYEEISNIVSKPIGSVKSSLHYARKRLKKLLEEASE; translated from the coding sequence ATGCGCGACGAGGAACTCATCGAGGGATTGAGACGTGGTGATGAAAAAGCTTTTAGAATTCTTTATAGAGAGTACGCAGGAAAGATAGGTTCGATCGCAAGATCTTACATTGGTTCGGATGACGTTGACGATGTGGTACAAGATGTGATGCTCAGGATATTCAAAAGTATAAAGAAGTTTAAGGGAGATTCAAAACTTTCAACGTGGATATATAGAATCGCAGTCAATGTGTGCAAAGATTATCTTGCCAGGTACAAAAGAAGGAGCGAAGTTTTGACGGATTTTTCAGAAGATGAGGAACATCCAACACAACATCCGGTTTCCGATTCAGACACCGAAACTTCCGTTACGGGTGAACTCGAATACGAGAGGATCATGAACGCTTTAGATAAACTATCACCTGAAGATAGGTTGCTGATAAAGCTACGCGACGTGGATGGCTTGAGTTATGAAGAGATAAGCAATATAGTTTCGAAACCTATAGGGAGTGTCAAAAGTAGTCTACATTATGCGAGAAAAAGGTTGAAGAAGTTGCTGGAGGAGGCCAGTGAATGA
- a CDS encoding serine hydroxymethyltransferase, giving the protein MWEHVRLIDPEIYQIIVGELKRQEYGLELIASENFVSPAVMEAMGSVLTNKYAEGYPGKRYYGGCEWVDKAEEIARERAKQLFKAQYANVQPHSGSQANMAAYLAVAEPGDVLMGMSLSHGGHLTHGANVNFSGKFFKVVQYGVDPETEMIDYDAVMKLAQEYKPKIIVAGGSAYSRIIDFKRFREIADEVGAYLIVDMAHFAGLVAAGLYPNPVEYAHIVTSTTHKTLRGPRGGLILTNDPELYKQINKWVFPGTQGGPLMHVIAAKAVCFKEALSPGFVEYQKHIVANAKTLAEELSKLGLRIVSGGTDTHLMLVDLTSTNVTGKAAERALEKCGITVNKNTIPKETRSPFVASGIRIGTPAVTTRGMRETEMKHIALLIHKVLSNILDEEGNISDSVQSEVQMQVKQLCERFPLYVDKINF; this is encoded by the coding sequence ATGTGGGAGCACGTGAGACTCATCGATCCTGAAATATATCAAATCATCGTTGGTGAACTTAAGAGGCAGGAATACGGCCTTGAACTGATCGCATCAGAGAATTTCGTTTCCCCAGCAGTAATGGAAGCTATGGGCAGTGTCCTCACGAACAAGTACGCAGAAGGCTATCCAGGAAAACGTTACTATGGTGGATGTGAATGGGTTGATAAGGCCGAAGAAATCGCTAGAGAGAGAGCCAAACAATTGTTTAAAGCACAGTATGCGAATGTTCAACCACATTCAGGTTCGCAGGCAAACATGGCCGCATATCTGGCTGTTGCCGAACCCGGAGATGTACTCATGGGGATGAGTCTCTCACACGGGGGACATCTCACACACGGTGCAAACGTGAACTTTTCTGGAAAATTTTTCAAGGTGGTTCAGTATGGTGTGGATCCAGAAACGGAAATGATAGATTACGATGCCGTCATGAAGTTGGCTCAGGAGTACAAACCAAAAATCATAGTAGCTGGTGGAAGCGCATATTCGAGGATAATAGATTTCAAGAGATTCAGGGAAATTGCGGATGAAGTTGGAGCGTACCTCATCGTGGATATGGCCCATTTCGCTGGATTGGTCGCCGCGGGACTTTATCCGAATCCGGTGGAATATGCACACATCGTAACTTCCACAACCCACAAAACCTTGAGAGGTCCAAGGGGTGGTCTCATACTCACGAACGATCCGGAACTCTACAAGCAGATCAACAAATGGGTCTTTCCCGGAACGCAAGGTGGACCGCTCATGCACGTGATTGCCGCAAAGGCTGTGTGTTTCAAGGAAGCCCTCAGTCCAGGTTTCGTCGAATATCAAAAACACATAGTCGCGAATGCAAAAACACTCGCTGAGGAATTGTCGAAGCTCGGCTTGAGAATCGTTTCAGGCGGTACCGACACTCATTTGATGCTCGTCGATCTGACATCTACGAACGTGACAGGTAAGGCAGCAGAGAGAGCTCTCGAAAAATGCGGAATAACAGTGAATAAAAACACAATTCCCAAAGAAACTAGATCTCCCTTCGTTGCCAGCGGAATACGTATAGGTACCCCTGCTGTCACAACGAGGGGCATGCGTGAAACCGAGATGAAACACATAGCTCTTTTGATACACAAGGTCTTATCAAACATCCTCGATGAAGAAGGGAACATCTCAGACTCCGTTCAAAGCGAGGTTCAAATGCAAGTCAAGCAACTGTGTGAGAGATTTCCACTCTACGTGGACAAGATAAACTTTTAA
- a CDS encoding radical SAM protein — protein MRALIVDGYVDEPAALGVPPYVSHYVRYAAGVLMMKSFSVDYFTIDQIRTWTDLKPIKNYDLVLIVGGVAVPGRYVGGEPIKPHEVERIFTSCSDSCLRLLAGPYAQFQATEGGSFAKTSALKADIRLGPDLAVELYNVLFEKKKFPNDWALVREASLLGASLVRQHPRYPNILCELELSRGCERITHCSFCIEPVFYPKFTSRPVEDVIEEVRELYKQGCRAFRFGRSANVLAYYSDRNGGKPVPEVFEELYQGIRNSCLNLEVLHHDNANPMYIVDHEKECYKILEIMVKWNTPADVLSFGVESFDKNVLKKNNIMIDPERVLRAIEIVNQIGGVRVEGVPKLLPGINLLYGLIGETRLTYEENFSWLRKILDSGLLVRRINIRQVIVEPGTPLWRYAQLKKLKGPDSRLYRFYKELIRREIDIPMFKRVVPVGSILRKVYPEYREGKFTFARQLGTYPFLVGIPGEVEKPIDVVVVDHGPRSLTALRFPFYLNEASHEELRCIPGIGEKRASKIILNRPIKDLHQLSQIVEDKDVLDTFRRIGVVLS, from the coding sequence ATGCGCGCATTGATCGTTGATGGTTACGTTGACGAACCTGCTGCTTTGGGAGTTCCTCCTTATGTGAGTCATTACGTGAGGTACGCCGCAGGAGTACTGATGATGAAATCTTTCTCTGTTGATTACTTCACCATAGATCAGATCAGAACTTGGACGGATCTTAAACCGATCAAAAACTATGATCTAGTTTTGATCGTTGGTGGTGTGGCAGTACCGGGAAGATACGTTGGAGGAGAACCGATAAAGCCTCACGAGGTAGAAAGGATCTTCACCAGTTGCTCAGATTCATGCTTGCGCCTACTTGCTGGTCCATACGCACAGTTTCAAGCAACTGAGGGTGGATCCTTCGCAAAAACCTCCGCCTTAAAAGCAGACATTCGTCTCGGGCCAGATTTGGCTGTGGAATTGTACAACGTTCTTTTTGAAAAGAAGAAGTTTCCCAACGATTGGGCACTTGTGAGAGAAGCAAGTTTACTTGGAGCTTCCTTGGTAAGGCAACATCCTCGTTATCCAAACATTTTATGTGAATTAGAACTTTCCAGAGGCTGTGAGAGGATCACTCATTGTTCTTTTTGCATAGAGCCCGTGTTCTATCCGAAGTTCACTTCAAGGCCCGTTGAAGATGTCATAGAGGAAGTTAGAGAGCTTTACAAGCAAGGTTGCAGAGCGTTCAGGTTTGGACGTTCTGCCAACGTTTTGGCTTATTACTCGGACAGAAATGGGGGGAAACCTGTTCCGGAAGTTTTCGAAGAATTGTATCAAGGTATAAGAAACAGCTGTCTGAATCTTGAGGTACTGCACCACGACAATGCTAATCCAATGTACATTGTCGATCATGAAAAAGAGTGCTACAAGATTTTAGAAATCATGGTTAAATGGAATACACCAGCGGATGTTTTGTCCTTTGGTGTCGAAAGCTTTGATAAGAACGTTCTCAAGAAAAACAACATCATGATTGATCCGGAGCGAGTCCTCAGAGCCATCGAAATAGTAAATCAAATAGGTGGCGTTAGAGTTGAGGGTGTTCCGAAGCTTTTACCTGGTATCAATCTGTTGTATGGTTTGATAGGTGAAACAAGATTGACTTACGAAGAAAACTTCAGTTGGCTCAGAAAGATCTTGGATAGTGGTTTACTTGTCAGGAGAATCAACATCAGGCAAGTCATCGTGGAACCTGGTACACCTCTCTGGAGGTACGCCCAACTGAAAAAGTTAAAAGGTCCGGATTCCAGACTGTACAGATTCTACAAAGAACTCATCAGGCGAGAAATAGACATACCTATGTTCAAGCGAGTTGTGCCGGTGGGTAGTATCTTAAGAAAGGTCTATCCGGAGTATCGAGAAGGCAAGTTCACTTTCGCAAGGCAGCTCGGTACGTACCCCTTCTTGGTTGGTATACCGGGAGAGGTTGAAAAACCCATAGATGTGGTAGTAGTTGACCACGGTCCAAGATCTCTCACAGCATTGAGATTTCCTTTCTATTTGAACGAAGCCAGTCACGAAGAACTCAGATGTATTCCAGGTATCGGTGAAAAAAGAGCTAGTAAAATAATCCTCAATCGTCCTATCAAAGATCTTCATCAGTTGAGTCAAATTGTGGAAGATAAGGATGTTTTGGACACTTTTCGAAGAATCGGTGTCGTGCTATCATGA
- the speE gene encoding polyamine aminopropyltransferase yields MNEKLLAGKHLWYFEYYTGGDVGLFMRIARMVHSEQTPIQRIDIFDNPTLGRVFALDGITMTTDKDEFMYHEMLAHVPMFTHPCPKDVLVIGGGDGGTLREVLKHPEVERAVLCEIDKRVVEVSKEYLKTGEVFNNDKVELVFENGAEYIKKVKNQFDVIIIDSTDPTAGEGGHLFTQEFYKACFDALKDGGILNAEGENALYDFSWAKIAYRRIKSVFPVVRVYCGFMTTYPSGFWLYMFASKGLDPLKDYRYEAAKAMSQNLKYYNEELHKACFVLPNFIRKGLEGSL; encoded by the coding sequence ATGAACGAAAAACTGCTCGCGGGTAAGCATCTGTGGTATTTCGAATATTACACCGGCGGTGACGTTGGTTTGTTCATGAGGATCGCTCGTATGGTTCATTCCGAGCAAACACCAATCCAGAGGATTGACATCTTCGACAATCCCACTCTAGGTAGAGTGTTCGCGCTGGATGGAATCACAATGACGACTGACAAGGATGAGTTCATGTACCATGAGATGCTCGCACACGTTCCGATGTTCACACACCCGTGTCCTAAAGATGTGCTCGTCATAGGTGGTGGGGACGGCGGAACACTCAGAGAAGTGTTGAAACACCCAGAAGTTGAGAGGGCCGTACTGTGTGAGATAGACAAGCGTGTTGTGGAGGTTTCGAAAGAGTATTTGAAAACTGGAGAAGTCTTCAATAACGATAAAGTAGAACTAGTTTTCGAAAATGGAGCTGAGTACATCAAAAAAGTCAAGAACCAGTTCGATGTCATCATAATCGATTCGACGGATCCGACGGCTGGAGAAGGTGGACATCTCTTCACTCAAGAATTCTACAAGGCATGTTTCGATGCTTTGAAAGACGGTGGAATTTTGAACGCTGAAGGCGAGAACGCACTCTATGACTTCAGCTGGGCGAAGATCGCTTACAGGCGTATCAAAAGCGTTTTCCCAGTAGTGAGGGTTTACTGCGGATTCATGACGACCTATCCTTCAGGTTTTTGGTTGTACATGTTTGCTTCCAAAGGGCTCGATCCGTTGAAAGATTACAGATACGAGGCGGCGAAGGCCATGTCTCAAAATCTGAAATATTACAACGAAGAGTTGCATAAAGCGTGTTTCGTGCTGCCGAATTTCATAAGAAAGGGCCTAGAGGGAAGTTTGTGA
- a CDS encoding 2-oxoacid:acceptor oxidoreductase family protein — MKLLLERSEKMALNEPIAVRIAGSGGQGSVLAGRILAQAAVFDGKHVVQTQLYGAQVRGGISHCDVLISDEWIDFPEASQFDVMYLMHPDVVKAYYKLLRVNGVVLLDYTFLQSIPQKILSVTKKIIALPLERFAIEKFKTPIVSNMIGLGALVKATQIVSLDSLRKAVEEIISERYAKMNIEAIEYGYSSVNKEYRFRSEHKVRTLGFE, encoded by the coding sequence TTGAAGCTACTGTTGGAAAGGAGTGAAAAAATGGCACTCAACGAGCCTATTGCCGTCAGGATCGCTGGGAGCGGAGGGCAAGGCAGTGTTTTGGCTGGAAGAATACTCGCCCAGGCAGCCGTTTTCGATGGCAAACACGTGGTTCAAACTCAATTGTACGGTGCTCAAGTGCGAGGTGGTATAAGCCATTGCGACGTTTTGATCAGTGATGAATGGATCGATTTTCCAGAGGCATCACAGTTCGACGTGATGTATCTGATGCACCCAGACGTTGTGAAGGCTTACTACAAATTGCTCAGAGTCAACGGTGTTGTACTGCTGGATTACACTTTTCTGCAGAGCATTCCTCAGAAAATTCTGTCTGTTACAAAGAAAATCATCGCATTACCTCTTGAAAGATTCGCCATAGAGAAATTCAAAACACCAATTGTGTCCAACATGATAGGTCTCGGTGCGCTCGTGAAAGCGACGCAAATAGTGAGCCTGGATTCACTCCGAAAAGCTGTAGAAGAGATCATCTCTGAAAGGTACGCCAAGATGAACATCGAGGCGATAGAGTATGGGTACTCGTCCGTCAATAAAGAATACAGATTCAGATCAGAACACAAAGTCAGGACACTCGGCTTTGAGTGA
- the speD gene encoding adenosylmethionine decarboxylase — MEKSLGRHLIAEFYDCDPRAIDDVEYVEEKMKNAAIIAGATIVGSSFHRFLPYGVSGVVVISESHLTIHTWPEYGYAAIDLFTCGEDTDPWKAFEYLKQVFKAKRTQVFEHRRGDYRMIGIPAEASHKAVKGGAKA, encoded by the coding sequence ATGGAGAAAAGCTTGGGTAGGCATCTGATCGCGGAATTCTATGACTGCGATCCGCGCGCCATCGACGATGTGGAATACGTGGAAGAAAAAATGAAGAACGCCGCGATAATAGCAGGAGCGACCATTGTCGGTAGCTCTTTCCACAGGTTCCTCCCCTACGGAGTGAGCGGCGTGGTGGTGATCAGTGAGTCGCACTTGACGATCCATACTTGGCCAGAATACGGTTATGCGGCTATCGATCTGTTCACGTGTGGTGAAGACACAGACCCGTGGAAGGCTTTTGAGTACTTGAAACAAGTGTTCAAAGCCAAAAGAACGCAAGTGTTCGAACACCGTCGGGGAGACTATAGGATGATAGGTATACCAGCTGAAGCCTCGCACAAAGCTGTTAAAGGAGGGGCAAAGGCATGA
- a CDS encoding cupin domain-containing protein has protein sequence MDVGEKIKRLRLSRGLTQEELAARTDLSRSFISQLESNKTSLSLDTLEKILRALGTDLKAFFSDQEEEKIVFKKEDRVPLYDEPEGVTSFLLMSDVETKKIDPTLVVLAPGAQTEEEGYHEGDEFGYVLQGKVDLWLDGVRYRLSQGDCFYYRADKKHMLKNPSKKKEAMVLWIEID, from the coding sequence ATGGATGTGGGTGAAAAAATCAAGCGGCTCAGGTTATCGAGAGGCTTAACACAAGAGGAGCTCGCAGCTCGAACGGATCTTTCGAGAAGTTTCATATCGCAGCTTGAGAGCAACAAAACTTCTCTATCTCTGGATACACTGGAGAAAATACTCAGAGCCCTTGGAACGGATTTGAAAGCGTTCTTTTCTGATCAGGAGGAAGAGAAAATAGTGTTCAAAAAGGAAGATAGAGTACCGCTCTACGATGAACCAGAAGGCGTGACTTCTTTCCTACTCATGAGTGATGTGGAAACGAAGAAGATAGATCCGACGCTTGTGGTGCTCGCGCCTGGAGCGCAGACGGAAGAAGAAGGATATCACGAAGGCGATGAGTTTGGTTACGTGTTACAGGGTAAAGTTGATCTGTGGTTGGATGGTGTGAGGTACAGGCTTTCACAGGGAGATTGTTTCTATTACAGAGCGGACAAGAAACACATGCTTAAAAATCCCAGTAAAAAGAAAGAGGCTATGGTCCTCTGGATTGAAATAGATTGA
- a CDS encoding 2-oxoacid:ferredoxin oxidoreductase subunit beta, with protein sequence MKVEALLNYLRNERWPTIWCPGCGNGIVLKAFLQAVHDLGISKDRMAAVSGIGCSSRATGYIDFNTLHTLHGRAVAFATGVKLAKPDFHVVVLGGDGDLLAIGGNHFIHACRRNIDLTIIVFNNMIYGMTGGQVSPTTPVEKIASTAPFGNTEPPFDTVKMAIAAGATYVARATVYHYPLLVQYIKRALSHRGTAVVEAMTNCHTYYGRYNKIGDAPQMIEYFKKNSITLERSKNMNPEELKDKIIIGEFHVEEKPTFHDRYAKIIEATVGKE encoded by the coding sequence TTGAAAGTCGAGGCGTTGCTGAATTACTTGAGGAATGAAAGATGGCCTACGATTTGGTGTCCCGGCTGTGGCAACGGTATAGTTTTGAAAGCTTTTCTTCAAGCAGTACATGATTTGGGAATAAGTAAAGATAGAATGGCGGCAGTTTCGGGCATAGGTTGCTCGTCACGCGCGACAGGTTACATAGATTTCAACACACTACACACACTTCATGGAAGGGCTGTCGCATTCGCGACCGGTGTTAAACTCGCCAAGCCCGATTTTCACGTCGTCGTTTTGGGCGGTGATGGTGACTTGCTCGCTATAGGTGGTAACCACTTCATTCACGCCTGTAGAAGAAACATAGACCTCACGATCATCGTGTTCAACAATATGATTTACGGCATGACGGGTGGACAAGTTTCACCCACAACACCGGTTGAAAAAATCGCTTCCACCGCACCGTTCGGTAACACCGAACCACCGTTCGACACCGTGAAAATGGCGATAGCTGCTGGTGCCACCTATGTGGCGCGAGCAACTGTGTATCATTATCCTCTCCTTGTACAGTACATAAAGCGCGCGCTGAGTCATCGTGGTACAGCTGTGGTGGAGGCCATGACGAACTGTCACACTTACTACGGTCGTTACAACAAGATAGGTGATGCGCCACAGATGATAGAGTACTTCAAGAAAAACTCCATAACTCTTGAAAGATCGAAAAACATGAACCCAGAAGAGCTGAAAGACAAGATAATCATTGGAGAATTCCATGTGGAGGAAAAGCCAACCTTCCACGACAGATACGCAAAAATCATTGAAGCTACTGTTGGAAAGGAGTGA
- a CDS encoding dCMP deaminase family protein produces the protein MNDRTNELREYLKKLNFSKTKDTRVPWDVYFMRICQLVSERSTCLHRKVGAVIVKENRILATGYNQPPSGFPHCDSIGCVRNALSIPSGRNQEICFGLHAEQNALMQAAKFGISTKGATIYVTTKPCSVCARLIINAGISHVVYQHDYPDPLTDYFFNVCGISTRKMSGGEEVESRGVAELLEE, from the coding sequence ATGAACGACCGAACGAACGAATTACGTGAATATCTGAAAAAGCTGAATTTCTCCAAAACTAAAGACACCAGAGTGCCATGGGATGTTTATTTCATGCGCATTTGTCAACTGGTGAGTGAAAGATCCACCTGTCTTCACAGGAAAGTTGGAGCAGTGATCGTGAAAGAGAACAGGATTTTAGCGACTGGCTATAACCAACCACCTTCGGGTTTTCCACACTGTGACTCGATAGGTTGTGTGAGGAACGCTTTGTCCATACCTTCTGGTAGAAATCAAGAGATTTGTTTCGGTTTGCACGCTGAACAGAACGCGTTGATGCAGGCTGCCAAATTCGGTATATCTACCAAAGGAGCAACCATCTACGTAACCACGAAACCCTGTTCCGTTTGTGCGAGATTGATCATCAACGCAGGCATATCACATGTTGTTTACCAGCATGATTATCCAGATCCCCTCACAGATTACTTTTTCAACGTGTGTGGGATATCAACCCGAAAGATGAGTGGAGGTGAAGAAGTTGAAAGTCGAGGCGTTGCTGAATTACTTGAGGAATGA
- a CDS encoding diacylglycerol kinase family protein codes for MSSSFIHAIEGFAEAIKRERNLKIHFVVGSAVLVSSYMFDLTANELLWLIFAVFSVIGAELLNTLIESVMDLYETKPHPGVKFVKDVAAGIVLWYSLFAIVVGTIILGKAFFHWDQSVGKFVALISVFFFPVISLFGRFTRAWRRKK; via the coding sequence ATGTCTTCCTCGTTCATCCATGCAATCGAAGGTTTCGCTGAGGCAATAAAGAGAGAGCGCAACTTGAAGATACATTTTGTTGTTGGTTCAGCCGTGTTGGTTTCATCATACATGTTCGATTTGACGGCGAATGAACTACTTTGGCTCATTTTTGCGGTTTTTTCTGTTATCGGTGCGGAACTACTCAACACACTCATCGAGTCAGTTATGGACCTTTACGAAACAAAACCACATCCTGGTGTAAAATTCGTGAAAGATGTTGCCGCTGGAATCGTTCTGTGGTATTCTCTTTTTGCAATAGTTGTGGGAACGATTATACTCGGCAAAGCGTTCTTTCACTGGGATCAATCCGTGGGGAAATTTGTTGCTTTGATATCTGTTTTCTTTTTCCCGGTCATATCGTTGTTCGGGAGGTTCACAAGAGCGTGGCGCAGGAAAAAATAA
- a CDS encoding DUF501 domain-containing protein — MESVRYEEMLMLEKQLKRKISGVRRIVMRCNYGFPVVIENDCEIDGKPFPTLFWLVCPKLVKEVSRLEANGWIKKFESMIEQDQEFKRSYIQAHDVIRKLRNDVLEKETIRRIFSEMGTGGIRNLESVKCLHLHVADYLAGVMNPVGERILSMVGKPFCEDNRVICREL, encoded by the coding sequence TTGGAAAGCGTTCGTTATGAAGAAATGTTGATGCTTGAAAAACAATTGAAGAGAAAAATCTCTGGTGTGAGGCGCATCGTAATGAGATGCAATTATGGATTTCCCGTTGTTATAGAAAACGATTGTGAAATCGATGGGAAGCCTTTTCCTACGCTTTTTTGGCTTGTGTGTCCCAAATTGGTCAAGGAAGTTTCAAGGCTCGAAGCGAACGGTTGGATCAAGAAGTTCGAATCAATGATAGAACAAGATCAGGAGTTTAAAAGATCATACATTCAAGCGCACGATGTCATCAGAAAACTCAGAAACGACGTTTTAGAGAAAGAAACGATCAGAAGGATCTTTTCGGAAATGGGCACTGGAGGGATACGTAACCTCGAAAGTGTGAAGTGTCTCCATCTACACGTGGCGGATTATTTAGCTGGTGTCATGAATCCCGTTGGCGAGAGAATTTTGAGCATGGTTGGAAAACCTTTTTGTGAAGACAACCGTGTTATATGTCGTGAACTCTGA
- a CDS encoding 50S ribosomal protein L11 methyltransferase codes for MKTRSVTEWLLTCPDPEEVENLLLGLNFLNFAIESTDDGNFARVYTDDETIIDELCQRLGCELVQKRISQERDWFKYLQLKPFEIAPGIWIDPTHKLRKDAIIIKMKPSVAFGTGDHPTTKLVARLMYNYLKSGDRVLDVGCGTGILSIVAKKLGARKVIAVDNDPVAVEIASKFSRINRVKIEVKLSDLLENVDGKFDLIVANLTTDLVLKLLERIEKVMHNHSVVIVSGIFAIDTERVSTFALQRGLKIDEEAELEGWKAFVMKKC; via the coding sequence GTGAAGACCAGGAGTGTAACTGAATGGTTGCTCACTTGCCCTGACCCAGAAGAAGTTGAAAATCTTCTTCTGGGTCTTAATTTTCTGAATTTTGCAATAGAGTCTACCGACGATGGGAATTTCGCTCGAGTTTACACTGATGACGAAACCATCATCGATGAACTGTGCCAGAGACTCGGTTGTGAACTGGTTCAGAAGAGAATAAGTCAAGAACGTGATTGGTTCAAGTATTTGCAGCTCAAACCTTTCGAAATCGCTCCTGGAATTTGGATAGACCCAACACATAAGTTGAGGAAAGATGCGATCATCATCAAGATGAAACCCAGTGTGGCCTTTGGCACGGGGGATCATCCGACGACCAAACTAGTCGCACGCTTGATGTACAATTACTTAAAAAGTGGCGATCGAGTGCTCGATGTAGGCTGTGGCACTGGGATTCTCTCCATCGTCGCCAAAAAACTCGGCGCAAGAAAGGTGATCGCCGTTGACAACGATCCTGTAGCTGTTGAGATAGCCTCAAAGTTTTCACGCATAAATCGAGTTAAAATAGAGGTGAAACTTTCGGATCTTTTGGAAAATGTGGACGGTAAGTTTGATCTGATAGTTGCAAATTTGACGACTGATTTGGTGTTGAAACTTTTGGAACGAATAGAAAAAGTGATGCATAACCATTCAGTGGTGATCGTTTCAGGTATCTTCGCCATCGATACAGAGAGAGTGAGTACATTCGCATTGCAGCGTGGTTTGAAAATCGATGAGGAGGCTGAGCTGGAAGGTTGGAAAGCGTTCGTTATGAAGAAATGTTGA